One Mycoplasmopsis caviae DNA segment encodes these proteins:
- the argS gene encoding arginine--tRNA ligase yields MSKNEIKEKILVCLDKILKELNIERKAMLIDAKNFGDFSTNIAMGNKGYDPIELANTIVSKLNFDELYLEKVDVVKPGFINFALKKEIYIQTINDILKAKKNYGKGNNKGRVNVEYVSANPTGFLHIGHARNAALGSTIANILEFSGYEILREYYINDAGNQINVLGKSTFARYMQIWDKKYPMPEDCYGGQDIVWAAKQIYKEYGDKFKSEKLSKAQFEKFKYLAVDLFLKAIASDLGKFGCKFDTWFSEKSLYANDKKVIKETIATKLKDVTYEKDGALWLRTTDFDDDKDRVIIKSDGDYTYLTPDIVYHNSKFVRTGKDSTIIDIFGADHLSYKKRMECAMMTFGYKLENLKIICMQLVRLVKDGQEYKMSKRRGTSFWLRDFVKLVGKDSARFHLLDRTANTKIDFDLNIATTKSNDNAVFLIQYANARIHSLLQKTKLDVKKIVASDYKNESELKLISLLLEFPEVILKSAEKLATNMVTQYLISLAKEFNSWYSNGPKIIGAENEESLLALIKAVSITIENGLRVLGISAPKSM; encoded by the coding sequence ATGAGTAAAAATGAAATTAAAGAAAAAATTTTGGTTTGTTTAGATAAGATTTTAAAAGAATTAAACATTGAAAGAAAAGCAATGTTAATTGATGCTAAAAATTTTGGTGATTTTTCAACTAATATAGCAATGGGTAACAAGGGATATGATCCAATTGAATTAGCTAATACTATTGTTTCAAAACTTAACTTTGATGAACTATATTTAGAAAAAGTTGATGTTGTTAAACCTGGATTTATCAATTTTGCACTTAAAAAAGAAATTTACATTCAAACAATTAATGACATTCTTAAAGCCAAAAAAAATTATGGAAAAGGTAATAATAAAGGAAGAGTTAATGTTGAATATGTTTCAGCAAATCCAACAGGTTTTTTACACATTGGACATGCAAGAAACGCAGCACTTGGTAGTACAATTGCAAACATTTTAGAATTTTCTGGTTACGAAATCTTAAGAGAATACTACATTAATGATGCTGGAAATCAAATTAATGTTTTGGGAAAAAGTACATTTGCAAGATATATGCAAATTTGAGACAAAAAATACCCAATGCCTGAAGACTGTTATGGTGGACAAGATATTGTTTGAGCTGCTAAACAAATTTACAAGGAATATGGTGACAAATTTAAGAGCGAAAAACTTTCTAAGGCACAATTTGAAAAATTTAAATATTTAGCTGTTGATTTATTCTTAAAAGCTATTGCTTCAGATTTAGGCAAATTTGGATGTAAATTTGATACTTGATTTAGTGAAAAATCACTATATGCAAATGACAAAAAAGTTATTAAAGAAACAATTGCAACCAAACTTAAAGATGTTACATATGAAAAAGATGGTGCATTATGATTAAGAACCACAGATTTTGATGACGATAAAGATCGTGTAATTATTAAGAGTGATGGTGACTATACATATCTAACTCCTGACATTGTTTACCACAATAGTAAATTTGTTAGAACGGGTAAAGATAGTACTATTATCGACATTTTTGGTGCAGACCACCTAAGTTACAAGAAAAGAATGGAATGTGCGATGATGACTTTTGGATATAAACTTGAAAATCTAAAAATTATTTGCATGCAACTTGTAAGATTGGTAAAAGATGGTCAAGAATATAAAATGTCTAAGAGAAGAGGCACAAGTTTTTGACTAAGAGACTTTGTTAAATTAGTTGGTAAAGATAGTGCTCGTTTCCATCTTTTAGATAGAACAGCTAATACAAAAATTGACTTTGACTTAAATATTGCTACAACAAAATCAAATGATAATGCCGTTTTCTTAATTCAATATGCTAATGCTCGAATTCATAGTTTATTGCAAAAAACTAAATTAGATGTTAAAAAAATAGTGGCTAGTGATTATAAAAACGAAAGCGAACTAAAATTAATTTCACTCTTATTAGAATTCCCGGAAGTAATTTTAAAATCAGCTGAAAAGTTAGCAACAAATATGGTTACACAATACCTAATTTCACTTGCTAAAGAATTTAACTCATGATATTCAAATGGACCAAAAATTATTGGTGCTGAAAATGAAGAAAGCTTACTTGCATTAATAAAAGCTGTAAGCATAACAATTGAAAATGGATTAAGAGTTCTAGGAATTTCAGCTCCAAAATCAATGTAA
- a CDS encoding arginine deiminase family protein: MSKINVYSEIGKLKEVLVHTPGDEIRRVAPSRLDELLFSAILEADSAIEEHKRFLKILKENKIKAIQLDDLVVETYKLATQEQKDAFINEWLDKAEPVLEGSLREKVKEYILGIGQKNLKKMIRTMMAGILKTEMNIELDRDLVVDPMPNLYFTRDPFASAGNGITLNNMKYVTRKRETTFCNFVFTVHPDYKDTPKWFDRTNLGNIEGGDVFIYNRDTLVLGVSERTNKDAVMTVAKNIQHNSENKFKKIVAINVPPMPNLMHLDTWLTMVDRDVFLYSPNMMSVLKIWEIDLSKDEIEMVESNKSLSDMLESIIGKKPKLVPIAGVGASQLDIDIETHFDGTNYLTIAPGVVVGYSRNRETEKALKKAGVKVLSFDGNQLSLGMGSARCMSMPLVREDIE, translated from the coding sequence ATGAGTAAAATTAATGTATATAGCGAAATTGGTAAACTAAAAGAAGTTCTAGTTCACACCCCAGGTGATGAAATTAGACGTGTTGCACCATCTCGTTTGGATGAATTATTGTTTTCAGCTATTTTAGAAGCTGATTCAGCAATTGAAGAGCACAAAAGATTTCTTAAAATCTTAAAAGAAAATAAAATTAAAGCTATTCAATTAGATGATCTAGTAGTTGAAACATACAAATTAGCTACACAAGAACAAAAAGATGCATTTATCAATGAATGACTTGATAAAGCGGAACCAGTTCTTGAAGGTTCTCTCAGAGAAAAAGTTAAAGAATATATTTTAGGAATCGGTCAAAAAAACCTTAAAAAAATGATAAGGACAATGATGGCTGGAATTCTTAAAACAGAAATGAACATTGAGTTAGATAGAGATCTAGTTGTAGACCCAATGCCAAACTTGTACTTTACACGTGACCCATTTGCATCAGCTGGTAACGGTATTACATTGAACAATATGAAATATGTTACAAGAAAAAGAGAAACAACTTTCTGTAACTTTGTATTTACAGTACACCCTGACTACAAAGACACACCAAAATGATTTGATAGAACAAATCTAGGTAACATTGAAGGTGGAGACGTATTTATTTACAACAGAGATACACTTGTATTAGGTGTTAGTGAAAGAACAAACAAGGATGCAGTTATGACTGTTGCAAAAAATATTCAACACAATAGTGAAAATAAATTCAAGAAAATTGTTGCTATTAATGTTCCACCAATGCCAAACTTAATGCACCTTGATACATGATTGACAATGGTTGACCGTGATGTATTCCTATACTCACCAAACATGATGTCAGTGTTAAAAATTTGAGAAATTGACCTTTCAAAAGATGAAATTGAAATGGTTGAAAGTAACAAATCATTATCAGACATGTTAGAAAGCATTATTGGTAAAAAACCTAAATTGGTTCCTATTGCAGGTGTAGGTGCTTCACAATTAGATATTGATATCGAAACACACTTTGATGGTACAAACTACCTAACAATTGCTCCAGGTGTTGTTGTAGGTTACTCAAGAAACAGAGAAACCGAAAAAGCTCTTAAAAAAGCAGGTGTTAAAGTTCTATCATTCGATGGTAATCAATTATCATTAGGTATGGGTTCTGCAAGATGTATGTCAATGCCTCTTGTAAGAGAAGACATCGAATAA
- a CDS encoding APC family permease — MDNKETKNVQEPSKEKKISFISAMLIVIGGSVGAGIFFKSDKILGYSHSSLILAIFCWIIAACAVIAMGLALIELTSVKNDNLSLMSWCKVFNSKRIYRASKDFMTYIYLPLTYLFMPFYVILSLQDGLSALTGNAKFGTNFDWIIWLIIGLGMSAYFLIVPAYWSKVGNIQNIVVLAIKFIPLVAVVILGFVLAATGKGGTADINWTIPKSTKTISQIIKEGGSVKAFAGFGAGLGVFISIAAIFFAYDGFYVAAGIQSEMKEPKKTPLAIFLGLGITTIIYLIIAIAMSINGGSFSKMLDFMKSLMGEKAANITFGIINICIAIGVLGILNGFSMWAPRFVEDLLAQGDLPFWEKLQGKLNANKPIVGIIYSLVLTIPIVIIFTTIGALAYLDTVGYGDNVYGSGMGRLYSFCDLMADWTAVFTFGFIAVAILGAIINRKTKKVEIKDKKKYFLPAAWISVILVFIGIIVTVLVPVIDLFLLFGIDNNILTGDAKKSLILSRVMVIVVLGIYAGLSFLPAVFEDIVHKAKFGSLEKYEEYKANKLIKKES, encoded by the coding sequence ATGGATAATAAAGAAACAAAAAATGTTCAAGAACCTTCTAAGGAAAAGAAAATATCATTTATTTCGGCTATGCTCATCGTTATCGGTGGTTCAGTTGGTGCTGGTATCTTCTTTAAATCAGATAAAATTCTTGGCTACTCTCATTCTAGTTTAATTCTCGCAATATTCTGTTGAATTATTGCTGCATGTGCAGTTATTGCAATGGGTCTTGCACTTATAGAATTAACTAGTGTAAAAAACGACAACTTATCTCTGATGAGTTGATGTAAAGTCTTTAACAGTAAGCGAATTTACCGTGCTTCAAAAGACTTTATGACATACATTTATTTACCACTTACATACTTATTTATGCCATTTTATGTTATTTTATCATTACAAGATGGTTTAAGTGCATTGACAGGTAATGCAAAATTTGGCACAAATTTTGATTGAATTATTTGGTTGATTATTGGACTTGGAATGTCTGCATACTTCTTAATTGTTCCAGCCTATTGATCAAAAGTAGGTAACATTCAAAACATTGTTGTTTTAGCAATTAAATTTATACCTCTTGTTGCTGTTGTAATCTTGGGTTTTGTTCTTGCTGCTACAGGAAAAGGCGGAACAGCAGATATTAATTGAACAATTCCTAAAAGTACAAAAACAATTTCACAAATAATTAAAGAAGGTGGAAGTGTTAAAGCTTTTGCAGGTTTTGGTGCTGGCTTAGGTGTCTTTATTTCTATTGCTGCAATATTCTTTGCATATGATGGCTTTTATGTTGCTGCTGGCATTCAGTCAGAAATGAAAGAACCTAAGAAAACACCTCTAGCTATTTTTCTTGGTTTAGGAATTACAACTATTATTTATTTAATTATTGCTATTGCGATGTCAATAAATGGTGGCAGTTTCTCTAAAATGTTAGATTTTATGAAATCATTAATGGGAGAAAAAGCTGCAAACATAACATTTGGTATTATTAATATTTGTATTGCAATAGGTGTTTTAGGAATTCTTAATGGATTCTCAATGTGAGCTCCACGTTTTGTAGAAGATCTTCTTGCACAAGGTGACTTACCATTTTGAGAAAAACTACAAGGTAAATTAAATGCAAACAAACCTATTGTTGGTATTATTTACTCTTTGGTATTAACAATTCCTATTGTTATTATATTTACAACAATTGGGGCTCTTGCTTATCTGGATACTGTTGGCTATGGCGACAATGTATATGGTAGTGGAATGGGTAGATTATATTCATTCTGCGACCTAATGGCAGATTGAACTGCTGTGTTTACTTTTGGATTTATTGCTGTGGCAATCTTGGGTGCTATTATTAATAGAAAAACAAAAAAGGTTGAAATTAAAGATAAGAAAAAATATTTCTTACCCGCTGCTTGAATTTCAGTTATTCTAGTATTCATTGGTATTATTGTAACAGTTTTAGTGCCGGTTATTGACTTATTCTTACTTTTTGGCATTGATAATAATATCCTGACAGGAGATGCAAAAAAATCATTAATATTAAGTAGAGTTATGGTTATTGTTGTGTTAGGAATCTATGCCGGATTGTCATTCTTACCTGCTGTATTTGAAGATATTGTTCACAAGGCAAAATTTGGTTCTTTAGAAAAATACGAAGAATATAAAGCAAATAAACTAATTAAGAAAGAATCCTAA
- a CDS encoding alpha-amylase family glycosyl hydrolase, with amino-acid sequence MSKKISKKLSYFSLIGPIFLGLSASCTSVKKDYQLWNNEKFVEQIKRKNMNNLSYEDEFRNAKFIAPFNKSIKPSNVMYQLTVYSFADGNNDGIGDFIGLNENLDYFTNLGIDTLYLSPIHPASSYHGYDVIDYTDVAPELGGMEAFDQFLINAHKKGIKVIMDWVINHTSFEHPWFQAGLQNKEEFDKFYNFYNFQYSGEKKYGIDDSSTRNLFYNIDSNQKPSHKRYVAEFWGGMPDLNLKNPKTRKEIINAMKFWVKKGVDGFRFDAFYYIMDSENNHEFKDATGLEKTKLFNEQRLALREVIKETKDQRSSDDIFFFGEWWNNPSEAHKYFVINDATKPYEERIGLNTVIDGSRFKNGFFIETSKKDYEKILKDHEVENHIRTWLPFLDNHDEDRWINKHYYNNRFFGIKTPFLEIKQNDFKALNTMSYGLSNLLIQSGNPILFNGNELNMRGGPKAHSDAFLREAFKWSNKKYQVDFYERRSGIEDSHISLNLSKNENSVEQAQKNKKSNFNLAKKIIDYRKENPEMFVEKANTYANLDDLFKPGYDYKGLGYKLVKAKQKNNKFLVLVNSIYDHTAYGQEWNLVFKNIPTKINVIFSNNSSINNEKITFNKNTGLMLVELTY; translated from the coding sequence ATGAGTAAAAAAATTAGCAAAAAATTATCATATTTTTCTTTAATTGGACCGATTTTTTTAGGTCTAAGTGCAAGTTGTACAAGTGTTAAAAAAGATTATCAATTGTGAAACAATGAAAAATTTGTTGAACAAATAAAAAGAAAAAATATGAATAATTTGTCTTATGAAGATGAATTTAGAAATGCAAAATTTATTGCACCTTTTAACAAATCTATTAAGCCTTCAAATGTTATGTATCAATTAACAGTTTATTCTTTTGCAGATGGTAATAATGATGGTATTGGCGACTTTATTGGACTAAACGAAAATTTAGATTATTTTACTAATTTAGGAATCGATACTTTATATCTTTCACCAATTCATCCAGCTAGTTCATATCATGGATATGATGTCATTGATTATACTGATGTGGCGCCTGAATTAGGTGGCATGGAAGCTTTTGATCAATTCTTAATTAATGCGCATAAAAAAGGCATAAAAGTCATTATGGACTGAGTCATTAATCATACTTCTTTTGAGCATCCTTGATTCCAAGCTGGTCTTCAAAATAAAGAAGAATTTGACAAATTTTATAATTTTTACAACTTTCAATATAGCGGTGAAAAAAAATATGGTATCGATGATTCTAGTACAAGAAATTTATTTTACAATATAGATTCTAATCAAAAGCCTTCACATAAAAGATATGTTGCTGAATTCTGAGGTGGTATGCCTGATTTAAATTTAAAGAATCCTAAAACAAGAAAAGAAATTATTAATGCTATGAAATTCTGAGTTAAAAAAGGAGTAGATGGTTTTAGATTTGATGCCTTTTATTACATTATGGATTCTGAAAATAATCATGAATTTAAAGACGCTACAGGTTTAGAAAAAACTAAATTATTTAATGAACAAAGATTAGCTTTAAGAGAAGTAATAAAAGAAACAAAAGATCAAAGATCAAGTGATGATATATTTTTCTTTGGCGAATGATGAAATAATCCAAGTGAAGCTCATAAATATTTTGTAATTAATGATGCAACAAAACCTTATGAAGAAAGAATTGGTTTAAATACTGTAATTGATGGATCTCGTTTTAAAAACGGTTTCTTTATTGAAACATCAAAAAAAGATTATGAAAAAATTTTAAAAGACCATGAAGTTGAAAATCATATTAGAACATGATTGCCATTTTTAGATAACCATGATGAGGATAGATGAATTAACAAGCATTACTATAATAATCGATTTTTTGGGATTAAAACCCCTTTTCTTGAAATTAAGCAAAATGATTTTAAGGCATTAAATACAATGAGTTATGGATTAAGTAATCTATTAATTCAAAGCGGTAATCCAATTCTCTTTAATGGTAATGAATTAAATATGAGAGGCGGTCCAAAAGCACATTCCGATGCCTTTTTAAGAGAAGCTTTTAAATGAAGTAATAAAAAATACCAAGTAGATTTCTATGAAAGGCGTTCTGGCATAGAAGATAGTCATATATCTTTAAATTTATCTAAAAATGAAAACTCAGTTGAACAAGCTCAAAAGAATAAAAAATCTAATTTTAATTTAGCTAAAAAAATAATTGATTATCGTAAAGAAAATCCAGAAATGTTTGTTGAAAAAGCAAATACTTATGCTAATTTAGATGATCTCTTTAAACCTGGTTATGATTATAAAGGACTTGGATATAAATTAGTTAAAGCAAAGCAAAAAAACAATAAGTTTTTAGTTTTAGTTAATTCAATTTATGACCATACAGCTTATGGTCAAGAATGAAATTTAGTTTTTAAAAATATTCCAACTAAAATTAATGTTATTTTTTCTAATAATTCTTCAATAAACAATGAAAAAATAACTTTTAATAAGAATACTGGTTTAATGTTAGTTGAATTAACCTATTAA
- a CDS encoding DDE-type integrase/transposase/recombinase: MQFICNEKSKKWAKRRRMFLENGQDISKIEAQFIKIYEKILNKNPLKSVYQNRSSDYDFGQIVEIDATPLHLFGESRKYHIYNAVDAATKCLLAIWIDIEETTIGYQNLLTQLFKRHGIPQVIITDKRRTFWGSDSTRTAMEEALNARGIELITSGNPKAKPNVERSFWTLQRWIGTFFHTNGINCFEDFWEKWNF; encoded by the coding sequence TTGCAGTTCATATGCAACGAGAAAAGTAAAAAATGAGCTAAGAGAAGAAGAATGTTTTTAGAAAACGGTCAAGATATTTCTAAAATAGAGGCACAGTTTATTAAAATTTATGAAAAAATTCTAAATAAAAATCCATTAAAAAGTGTTTACCAAAATAGAAGTTCTGACTATGATTTTGGGCAAATTGTTGAAATTGATGCAACACCACTTCATCTTTTTGGAGAAAGTAGGAAGTACCATATTTATAATGCTGTTGATGCAGCAACAAAATGTTTGTTAGCGATCTGAATTGACATTGAGGAAACAACAATTGGATATCAAAATCTTCTAACACAATTATTTAAAAGACATGGCATTCCACAAGTAATAATAACGGATAAAAGAAGAACTTTTTGAGGTTCAGATAGTACAAGAACAGCTATGGAAGAAGCACTAAATGCAAGAGGAATTGAACTTATAACAAGCGGCAATCCAAAGGCAAAACCAAATGTTGAAAGATCATTTTGAACATTGCAAAGATGAATAGGAACATTCTTTCATACAAACGGAATCAACTGTTTTGAAGACTTTTGGGAAAAATGGAACTTTTAA
- a CDS encoding thermonuclease family protein yields the protein MKVKCFVHSFLTSNKTLTKQVQSIYVVPQETKTIGKDQPYFDKYDRMVAIVFFKLNNRIYNLNTLLVSKGLAIKKYISLDENSEFYTKNTSYYNELEICENTAKENKYGFWTLSDDEFKKVFP from the coding sequence ATGAAGGTTAAATGTTTTGTACATTCATTTCTTACTTCAAATAAAACATTAACTAAACAAGTCCAATCAATTTATGTTGTTCCACAGGAAACAAAAACAATAGGAAAAGATCAACCTTATTTTGATAAATATGACAGAATGGTTGCTATAGTTTTTTTCAAATTGAATAACAGAATTTACAACCTAAATACATTGCTAGTTAGCAAAGGACTTGCAATTAAAAAATATATTTCATTAGATGAAAATAGTGAATTTTACACAAAGAATACTTCATACTATAATGAACTTGAAATATGCGAAAATACCGCAAAAGAAAATAAGTATGGATTTTGAACATTAAGCGATGATGAGTTTAAAAAAGTTTTTCCTTAA
- the arcC gene encoding carbamate kinase, translated as MSKIVIALGGNALGNNPIEQKELVKLPASKIAQLVSKGHQVLVGHGNGPQVGMIFNAFADAKKVNEKTPAVPFAEAGGMSQGYIGYHMLTAITNELKKSKIEKDVLYFLTQTIVDKNDKAFKNPTKPVGQFYKTKEEAVAANTPGSTIVEDAGRGYRKVVPSPLPIDFIGMKSIKKTFDDGSIVIVGGGGGIPTIEEKNTYQGVDGVIDKDFALSKLASKVGANYFIVLTAVDFVYINYNKENEKKLTDVSIAELEKYIEQNQFAPGSMLPKVQAAIAFVKENPKNIAIIASLEKVAEAIDGTSGTRIHA; from the coding sequence ATGTCTAAAATAGTTATTGCTTTAGGTGGAAATGCATTAGGAAATAATCCTATTGAACAAAAAGAATTAGTAAAATTACCAGCATCAAAAATTGCTCAATTAGTAAGCAAAGGACATCAGGTTCTTGTTGGTCATGGAAATGGACCACAAGTTGGAATGATTTTCAATGCTTTTGCAGATGCAAAAAAAGTAAATGAAAAAACTCCTGCTGTACCTTTTGCTGAAGCAGGTGGTATGAGCCAAGGATATATTGGCTACCACATGTTAACAGCAATTACTAATGAACTTAAAAAATCAAAAATTGAGAAAGATGTTTTATACTTCTTAACTCAAACTATCGTTGATAAAAACGATAAAGCATTTAAAAATCCAACTAAACCAGTTGGTCAATTCTATAAAACCAAAGAAGAAGCAGTTGCTGCTAATACACCAGGTTCAACTATTGTTGAGGATGCTGGTCGTGGTTACCGTAAAGTTGTTCCTTCTCCTCTTCCAATTGACTTTATTGGAATGAAATCAATCAAAAAAACTTTTGATGATGGTTCTATAGTTATTGTCGGTGGTGGCGGTGGAATCCCTACCATCGAAGAAAAAAACACCTATCAAGGTGTTGATGGTGTTATCGATAAAGATTTTGCACTAAGCAAGCTTGCTTCAAAAGTTGGTGCTAACTACTTTATCGTGCTTACCGCAGTTGACTTTGTTTATATAAACTACAACAAAGAAAACGAAAAGAAATTAACAGATGTTTCAATTGCTGAACTTGAAAAGTACATTGAACAAAATCAATTTGCTCCTGGAAGCATGCTTCCAAAAGTTCAAGCTGCTATTGCATTTGTTAAAGAAAACCCTAAAAATATTGCTATCATAGCTTCACTCGAGAAAGTTGCAGAGGCTATTGATGGAACAAGTGGAACAAGAATCCACGCATAG
- the argF gene encoding ornithine carbamoyltransferase gives MPINLKGRSLDSALNFTTDQINYLIDLAIELKKSKMQGLHTRNRPLIGKNIAIMFQKDSTRTRCAFEVAAFDLGAGCTYIGPAGSNFGKKESIEDTAMVLGQFYDGIEFRGFKQADVDALVKYSGVPVWNGLTDAEHPTQMLADYMTIKEYKGDLKGKKIVFAGDIKNNVARSIMIGAAFTGMHVVLCGPKEQAKLIQTGAGYKEVYEKCQKLFKLNGGSVTFSDDKIKAAKDADVIYTDVWVSLGEDFSLFEPRIKELGEFQVDMKMIKAAKDDVIFLHCLPAFHDDHTLFSAEIKEKFGKKFPVVATGAMEVTDEVFQSKHNRSIEQAGNRMHTIKAVILATLGY, from the coding sequence ATGCCAATAAATTTAAAAGGTCGTAGTTTAGACAGTGCACTAAATTTTACAACCGATCAAATTAATTATTTGATTGATCTAGCTATTGAACTTAAAAAAAGTAAGATGCAAGGTCTTCATACACGCAATCGTCCATTAATTGGAAAAAACATTGCAATTATGTTCCAAAAAGACTCAACAAGAACTAGATGTGCATTTGAAGTTGCAGCCTTTGACTTGGGTGCTGGATGTACATATATAGGACCTGCTGGTTCAAACTTTGGTAAAAAAGAATCTATCGAAGATACAGCAATGGTTTTGGGTCAATTTTATGATGGAATTGAATTCCGTGGTTTTAAACAAGCTGATGTTGATGCATTAGTTAAGTATTCAGGTGTTCCTGTATGAAATGGTTTAACTGATGCAGAACATCCAACACAAATGCTTGCTGACTATATGACCATTAAAGAATACAAGGGAGACCTTAAGGGTAAGAAAATAGTTTTCGCCGGCGACATTAAAAACAATGTTGCACGTTCAATAATGATTGGTGCAGCCTTTACAGGTATGCATGTTGTATTATGTGGCCCTAAAGAACAAGCTAAACTTATTCAAACAGGAGCAGGATACAAAGAAGTTTACGAAAAATGCCAAAAGTTATTCAAACTTAATGGTGGTTCAGTAACCTTCTCAGATGACAAAATTAAAGCTGCAAAAGATGCAGATGTAATATACACAGACGTTTGAGTATCACTTGGAGAAGATTTCTCATTATTTGAACCTCGTATCAAAGAACTGGGAGAATTCCAAGTTGATATGAAAATGATCAAAGCTGCAAAAGATGATGTAATCTTCTTGCACTGCTTACCAGCATTCCATGATGACCATACATTGTTTTCTGCAGAAATTAAAGAAAAATTTGGTAAAAAGTTCCCAGTTGTAGCAACAGGTGCTATGGAAGTTACTGATGAAGTTTTCCAATCGAAACACAACCGTTCAATTGAACAAGCTGGAAACAGGATGCATACAATTAAAGCTGTAATTTTAGCTACCTTAGGATACTAA